In one Oreochromis aureus strain Israel breed Guangdong linkage group 2, ZZ_aureus, whole genome shotgun sequence genomic region, the following are encoded:
- the LOC116336033 gene encoding protocadherin alpha-C2-like, which yields MKGFVCFGHWRRYVLIFILFASHITYTAAVTHYSVPEELEEGSVVANLAGDLGIDVKTLVERKMRLEIIANRKYMDVNKETGELYIVERIDRESLCPAKTSCYLKMEAIIENPKRIFYIELEIMDINDNAPHFRRDTIDLDISEGTEAGERFSVSNAVDPDVGSNSVKAYHLSDSDYFTIEIQTGRDGSKFADLILTKKLNREERAVHNLILTAVDGGIPPSSGTATVFVHVLDTNDNAPKFEEDSYQVSVLENSPVGSIVIYLNATDLDEGLNSEIVYSYSLYTSEKTQETFNLNPTTGEITVKGVLNYEDFRIYDMEVIATDKGVSALSGQCKIKITVEDMNDNHPQISIKSFQTPVTENIELDTVIAVVSVSDKDSGDNGIVDLHIPDNMPFKLRESSENIYEFVVSEPLDREKVPEYDITFTVTDRGSPPLFDNETMTLELLDVNDNVPQFPQSFYTIRVMENNAPGALLSSLTAFDPDLHENQYLVYFIIEKEIANTSMSMLFSINPENGNLYALKTFDYEIEKEFLFHIEARDSGSPPLSSNVTVHIIIVDQNDNAPVIVSPWRAHGSVVEEKIPRSTDKGSLVTKVIALDTDSVHNSRITYQFLQVTDATLFSLDQYNGEIRTMRMFSYRDPRHQRLVVVAKDNGEPALSATVTIKLITMETAVKAHSDMTEEPLEYDIFSDINLYLVIGLGSVSFLLLITILVTIVIKCQKPKPSKAAPPSRNSVISERNSTIADSTLVSNDAYWYSLFLAETRKGKLVVRQPLPKGSRYIVSSIPRGTGLTDTSDSAASTLQVWRNKE from the coding sequence ATGAAGGGTTTTGTCTGCTTTGGACACTGGAGAAGGTATGTGTTGATATTTATTCTTTTCGCTTCCCATATAACGTACACTGCAGCTGTAACACACTACTCTGTTCCCGAGGAACTGGAAGAAGGCTCTGTTGTAGCAAATCTAGCCGGGGATTTGGGAATAGATGTGAAGACACTGGTCGAACGGAAAATGCGTCTAGAGATCATTGCAAATAGAAAATATATGGACGTGAACAAAGAAACAGGGGAGCTGTACATTGTTGAACGAATTGACAGAGAATCTCTCTGTCCCGCTAAGACGTCATGTTATCTGAAAATGGAGGCAATAATCGAAAATCCCAAAAGAATTTTTTATATAGAATTGGAGATAATGGACATAAACGATAACGCGCCCCACTTCCGAAGAGACACCATAGATTTAGACATTTCAGAAGGGACAGAGGCTGGAGAGCGTTTTTCAGTGAGCAACGCAGTTGATCCAGATGTTGGATCGAACTCCGTGAAAGCCTACCACTTGAGTGATAGTGATTATTTCACAATTGAAATTCAAACAGGAAGAGATGGATCAAAATTTGCTGATTTGATCCTTACAAAAAAACTAAACCGAGAGGAACGCGCTGTTCATAATTTAATTCTTACAGCCGTAGATGGCGGTATACCGCCTAGTTCAGGAACTGCTACTGTTTTTGTTCACGTTTTAGATACAAATGACAACGCCCCTAAATTTGAAGAAGACAGTTATCAGGTTAGTGTACTGGAGAATTCTCCAGTTGGAAGTATTGTTATTTATCTTAATGCGACAGATTTAGATGAAGGCTTAAATTCAGAAATAGTATATTCATATAGTTTGTATACATCggaaaaaacacaggaaacctTTAATCTAAACCCTACGACGGGTGAGATTACTGTAAAGGGGGTGTTAAATTATGAAGATTTCAGGATTTATGATATGGAAGTTATAGCAACCGATAAAGGGGTTAGTGCATTATCAGGCcaatgtaaaattaaaattactgtAGAAGACATGAATGATAATCATCCACAAATTTCTATTAAATCATTTCAAACTCCAGTCACTGAAAACATCGAGTTGGACACAGTGATAGCTGTAGTTAGTGTCAGTGATAAAGATTCAGGTGATAATGGAATAGTTGATCTTCATATTCCAGATAATATGCCTTTCAAACTGAGGGAGTCCTCTGAGAACATTTATGAATTTGTAGTGTCGGAGCCGTTGGACCGTGAGAAGGTGCCAGAATATGACATCACTTTCACTGTGACAGACAGAGGCTCTCCTCCTTTATTTGACAATGAAACTATGACTTTAGAGCTGCTGGATGTTAATGATAATGTCCCACAGTTCCCCCAGTCATTTTATACTATACGTGTCATGGAGAATAACGCACCTGGGGCCTTGCTCAGCTCACTCACTGCCTTTGACCCTGACCTCCATGAAAACCAGTATCTAGTTTATTTCATAATAGAGAAGGAGATAGCCAACACCTCCATGTCTATGCTGTTCTCCATCAATCCAGAGAACGGTAATCTTTACGCACTCAAAACCTTTGATTATGAGATCGAGAAGGAGTTTCTGTTCCACATCGAGGCCAGAGACTctggctctcctcctctcagcagTAACGTGACCGTCCACATCATTATTGTGGACCAGAACGACAATGCTCCAGTTATTGTGTCTCCATGGCGTGCACACGGCTCTGTGGTGGAGGAAAAGATCCCCAGATCCACTGATAAAGGCTCCCTGGTTACCAAGGTGATAGCCTTAGATACTGACTCTGTGCACAACTCTCGGATCACCTACCAGTTTCTACAGGTGACTGACGCCACCTTGTTCAGTCTGGACCAATACAATGGAGAGATCCGGACTATGAGGATGTTCAGTTACAGAGATCCACGCCACCAGAGGCTTGTTGTTGTAGCCAAGGACAATGGAGAGCCTGCTCTCTCTGCTACAGTCACCATCAAACTGATCACAATGGAGACTGCTGTTAAAGCCCACTCTGACATGACTGAGGAGCCTCTGGAATATGACATCTTCTCAGACATCAACCTGTATTTGGTCATCGGTCTGGGCTCggtgtcatttctgctgctcatcaCCATATTGGTCACCATCGTGATCAAGTGTCAGAAACCCAAGCCCAGCAAAGCAGCTCCTCCCTCCAGGAACAGTGTGATCAGTGAGAGGAACTCCACCATCGCAGACTCCACTCTGGTCTCCAATGATGCCTACTGGTACAGTCTGTTTCTAGCAGAGACCAGGAAAGGAAAGCTGGTGGTTAGACAGCCTCTGCCAAAGGGCTCCAGGTACATTGTGTCCAGCATACCCAGAGGGACAGGACTGACAGACACTAGTGACTCAGCAGCTTCTACTCTGCAGGTATGGAGAAACAAGGAGTGA